From the Carya illinoinensis cultivar Pawnee chromosome 4, C.illinoinensisPawnee_v1, whole genome shotgun sequence genome, one window contains:
- the LOC122306547 gene encoding receptor-like protein 7: MTSLVQNLTNLEELALIDINISSTVPESLANLSSLKSLGLIGGGLYGRFPTRIFQLPHLQDLNVGGNENLTGHLPKFHTNSPLKYLFLSGTKFSGDLPASIGNLNSLIEFQISNCNFSGTIPNSFSNLTQLTWLDLSQNSFNDLSWFTRPSSNDILPHFEYLQLADLILTKFPVILRNQSRLRQLDLEGNNLQGLIPKWMYNVSKESLQDLSLSNNVFLTGFENSPAVIPWPNLENLYLDNNMMHGSLPIPPPSLRYFLVSNNSFIGGISPFICNASSLEVLDLSYNYLSGMIHPCFGNLSQSLSTLILRSNNFGGTIPKTWAKGCLLRMLDLRQNHLQGHLPISLANCTELEYLHVGRNQINDTSPFWLGTLQQLKILVLHFNSFHGAIRSSETNCTFPNLRIIDLSHNHFSGNLPTGYFTQWDAMKSNGVKC, from the coding sequence ATGACAAGTTTAGTGCAAAATTTAACCAACCTTGAAGAGCTTGCGTTGATTGATATCAACATATCTTCCACTGTACCTGAAAGCCTGGCAAATTTATCTTCTTTAAAGAGTCTAGGTCTGATTGGAGGTGGACTGTACGGGCGATTCCCAACCAGAATTTTTCAGCTACCACACTTACAGGATCTAAATGTAGGAGGCAATGAAAATCTCACTGGTCATTTGCCAAAATTTCACACAAACTCtcctctcaagtatttatttctTAGCGGCACAAAATTCTCTGGTGATCTACCTGCTTCAATTGGAAACcttaattccttaattgaattccAAATTTCAAATTGTAATTTTTCAGGAACCATCCCAAATTCTTTCAGTAACCTTACCCAACTCACTTGGCTAGACCTTTCACAAAACTCATTCAACGATTTGTCATGGTTCACCAGACCTAGTTCAAACGACATTCTTCCACATTTTGAATATTTACAATTGGCTGATCTCATCTTAACAAAGTTTCCAGTTATATTACGAAACCAAAGTAGATTGCGGCAGCTAGATCTAGAAGGCAACAATCTTCAAGGCTTGATACCCAAATGGATGTATAATGTAAGTAAAGAATCTCTTCAAGATCTCTCACTTTCTAACAACGTCTTTCTCACTGGCTTTGAAAATTCTCCAGCAGTTATCCCAtggccaaatctagaaaatttaTATCTTGACAATAACATGATGCATGGATCGCTCCCAATTCCACCACCATCCCTAAGGTATTTTTTGGTCAGCAATAATTCATTCATCGGAGGGATTTCACCATTTATTTGCAATGCGAGTTCACTGGAAGTGCTTGACTTGTCATATAACTATTTGAGTGGCATGATTCATCCATGTTTTGGCAACTTGAGTCAATCTTTGTCAACGCTAATACTACGAAGCAACAACTTCGGCGGCACTATCCCGAAAACATGGGCAAAAGGATGCCTCCTAAGGATGCTGGACTTACGTCAAAACCATTTACAGGGTCATTTGCCAATATCTTTGGCCAACTGTACTGAGCTTGAGTATCTTCATGTTGGCCGCAATCAAATCAATGATACATCTCCCTTTTGGTTGGGAACTCTTCAACAGTTGAAGATTCTTGTTCTCCATTTTAATTCATTCCACGGTGCAATAAGGAGTTCTGAAACAAATTGCACATTCCCCAACTTGCGTATCATTGACCTCTCTCACAACCATTTCTCTGGAAATTTGCCTACGGGATACTTCACACAATGGGATGCCATGAAATCCAATGGTGTAAAGTGTTGA
- the LOC122306900 gene encoding receptor-like protein 34 encodes MVIKGVELEYKKIQDGLTVIDFSCNRFEGDIPENLGNLKGLHVLNLSNNAFTGHIPSSFGNLTQLESLDLSQNKLSGEIPPELTQLNFLSKFDVSHNGLTGLIPHGQQFGTFENTSFEYNRGLCGRPLSKICGDSDISTPPPSTSFEENQGPKFFFEFGWKVVVMGYGCGFVFGVVIGHIVTTRKPNLVIKIFGKKQRQTQIKVNRRK; translated from the coding sequence ATGGTGATCAAAGGTGTGGAGTTGGAATATAAGAAGATCCAAGATGGCCTCACAGTCATAGATTTCTCATGCAATAGATTTGAAGGAGATATTCCAGAAAACCTGGGGAATCTAAAAGGACTTCATGTGCTGAACCTCTCAAATAATGCTTTCACTGGTCATATCCCATCATCCTTTGGGAATTTGACACAGCTAGAATCATTAGACCTTTCTCAAAACAAGTTGTCTGGAGAGATACCTCCTGAATTAACCCAGCTCAATTTCCTTTCAAAATTTGATGTGTCGCATAATGGCCTCACTGGACTTATACCACACGGGCAACAGTTTGGAACATTTGAAAATACTTCATTCGAATATAATAGAGGACTATGTGGAAGGCCATTGTCCAAAATCTGTGGAGATTCTGACATTTCAACACCTCCACCTTCAACCAGCTTTGAAGAGAATCAgggtccaaaatttttctttgaatttggtTGGAAAGTAGTTGTGATGGGATATGGATGTGGATTCGTATTTGGAGTTGTTATTGGGCACATTGTGACAACTAGAAAGCCAAATTTGGTTATCAAGATTTTTGGCAAGAAGCAACGCCAAACTCAAATAAAGGTGAATCGTAGGAAGTAG